In Pedobacter sp. SL55, the following proteins share a genomic window:
- the ychF gene encoding redox-regulated ATPase YchF, with translation MALQCGIVGLPNVGKSTLFNCLSNAKAQSANFPFCTIEPNVGVITVPDERLNKLTELVKPQRVVPNTIEIVDIAGLVKGASKGEGLGNQFLGNIRATNAIIHVLRCFDDGNIIHVDGSVDPIRDKEIIDTELQLKDLDTVSKRIQKIEKQAKNDKDAKKEFDILSVVKDHLETGNSVRSANLTVEDFEFIGGLGLLTQKPVMYVCNVDEASVVTGNAYVEKVKAAVANENAEVLIISAKIESEIAELEDYEERQIFLQDLGLDESGVAKLIRAAYRLLDLYTYFTAGVQEVRAWTITKGFTAPQAAGVIHTDFEKGFIRAEVIKYNDFVTLGSENACKEAGKLGVEGKAYVVEDGDIMHFRFNV, from the coding sequence ATGGCATTACAATGTGGTATAGTAGGTTTACCAAACGTAGGGAAATCGACTTTATTTAACTGTTTATCTAACGCAAAGGCGCAATCTGCTAACTTTCCATTCTGTACAATAGAACCAAATGTGGGCGTAATTACCGTACCAGATGAGCGTTTAAACAAATTGACAGAACTGGTTAAGCCGCAACGTGTGGTACCAAATACAATAGAAATAGTGGATATTGCGGGTTTGGTAAAAGGCGCCTCTAAAGGCGAAGGCTTAGGTAACCAGTTTTTGGGTAATATCAGAGCTACAAATGCAATCATCCATGTTTTACGTTGCTTTGATGATGGAAATATCATTCACGTAGATGGTTCAGTTGACCCAATTCGCGATAAAGAAATTATTGATACTGAGTTACAGTTGAAAGATTTGGATACCGTAAGCAAGCGTATCCAAAAGATAGAAAAACAAGCTAAAAATGATAAAGATGCGAAGAAAGAATTCGATATCTTATCAGTAGTGAAAGATCATTTAGAAACTGGTAATTCTGTTCGTTCAGCCAACTTAACTGTAGAGGATTTCGAGTTTATTGGCGGTTTAGGTTTATTAACCCAAAAGCCAGTAATGTACGTTTGTAACGTTGATGAAGCTTCGGTAGTAACTGGAAATGCTTACGTAGAGAAAGTTAAAGCTGCAGTAGCTAACGAAAATGCTGAGGTATTAATTATTTCTGCTAAAATTGAATCGGAAATTGCCGAATTGGAAGACTACGAAGAGCGTCAGATCTTTTTACAAGATTTAGGTTTGGATGAGTCGGGCGTGGCAAAATTAATTAGAGCTGCTTACCGCTTATTAGATTTGTACACTTATTTTACTGCCGGTGTGCAAGAAGTTAGAGCTTGGACTATTACCAAAGGTTTCACTGCACCGCAAGCTGCGGGCGTAATCCACACCGATTTCGAGAAAGGTTTTATCCGTGCTGAGGTAATTAAATACAACGATTTTGTAACCCTAGGCTCTGAAAATGCTTGTAAAGAAGCTGGTAAGTTAGGTGTAGAAGGTAAAGCTTATGTGGTAGAAGATGGCGATATCATGCACTTTAGATTTAATGTTTAA
- a CDS encoding DUF5362 family protein, whose protein sequence is MEDQKQFENLEEQKYPQLIVTEDMRSYIYDMAKWANFLGIVGFVISAFLFLAALTVGPTINANPEMGKMLGQLGAMDGTTISIVFIIYGALIFYPSLLMFRYAAKAKQGVLYGEQENLNEAVNRLKSIFKYFGVLTIVFIVLYLMTLFSAVLGGIK, encoded by the coding sequence ATGGAAGACCAAAAGCAATTTGAAAATTTAGAAGAACAAAAATATCCGCAGTTAATAGTAACGGAAGATATGCGCAGCTACATCTACGATATGGCTAAATGGGCAAATTTCCTGGGAATTGTGGGCTTTGTAATTTCTGCATTTTTGTTTTTAGCAGCGTTAACCGTTGGCCCCACAATTAATGCTAATCCAGAAATGGGTAAAATGCTGGGGCAACTAGGCGCTATGGATGGCACCACAATTTCTATTGTATTTATTATTTATGGAGCACTCATCTTCTATCCTAGCCTGCTAATGTTTCGCTATGCAGCAAAAGCAAAACAAGGCGTATTGTATGGCGAACAAGAAAATTTAAACGAAGCGGTAAACAGATTAAAATCAATATTTAAATACTTTGGCGTACTAACCATTGTATTTATTGTGCTTTATTTAATGACTTTATTTTCGGCGGTTTTAGGTGGAATTAAATAG
- a CDS encoding serine hydrolase, with the protein MTKFSAFFIACLLSLTAFAQTERVDSKLNKMINGLAKDFNGDVGIYVKSLKTGKIAAFNADTIFPTASMVKVPITCGIFDKIEKGELDYKAQLTYKDSLLYAGEDILGSFKNGEKIWLTKVLMLMITTSDNTASLWCQSLAGTGVAINNLMAQYGLQYTRVNSRTPDRQANQRKYGWGQTTPREMATLLTLIRDGKMISPAASERIYRNLIRIYYDKEALSEIPPYVQVASKSGAVNASRSEVVLVNAPHGDYVFCITTKNQKDTRWVYDNEGEVLVRKLSKMLWNYFEPKSKWEPAKGMDKYH; encoded by the coding sequence ATGACGAAGTTCTCCGCATTTTTTATCGCTTGTCTTTTATCACTAACTGCCTTTGCTCAAACCGAAAGAGTAGACTCAAAACTCAATAAAATGATTAACGGGTTGGCAAAAGATTTTAATGGTGATGTAGGTATTTACGTAAAATCTTTAAAAACGGGTAAAATAGCTGCTTTTAATGCGGACACCATTTTCCCGACGGCGAGTATGGTTAAAGTGCCCATTACCTGTGGCATTTTTGATAAAATAGAAAAGGGAGAATTGGATTATAAAGCGCAGTTAACTTACAAAGATAGTTTGCTTTATGCCGGCGAAGATATTTTGGGTTCTTTTAAAAATGGCGAGAAAATTTGGTTAACAAAAGTATTAATGCTAATGATTACCACTAGCGATAATACCGCAAGTTTGTGGTGCCAAAGTTTAGCTGGAACTGGAGTGGCAATTAACAACTTAATGGCTCAATATGGTTTGCAGTATACTCGTGTAAATTCGAGAACACCAGATAGGCAAGCTAACCAACGTAAATATGGCTGGGGGCAAACCACGCCTAGAGAAATGGCAACCTTGCTAACGCTGATAAGAGATGGTAAAATGATTAGTCCGGCTGCTTCTGAGCGCATTTACCGCAATTTGATACGTATTTACTATGATAAGGAAGCATTGTCAGAAATTCCTCCATATGTGCAGGTGGCTTCTAAATCTGGTGCTGTTAACGCTTCTCGCTCTGAAGTGGTTTTGGTAAATGCGCCACACGGCGACTATGTTTTTTGTATCACTACAAAAAATCAAAAAGATACCAGATGGGTGTACGATAACGAAGGAGAAGTTTTAGTTCGTAAACTAAGTAAAATGCTGTGGAATTATTTCGAGCCTAAAAGCAAATGGGAGCCTGCAAAAGGAATGGATAAATATCACTAG
- a CDS encoding DUF3276 family protein, whose product MGDFDNKEREEVFSKKVRAGKRTYFFDVKATRSGDYYLTLTESKKRLEDGVFVKHKIFLYKEDFEKFTEGLTETVEYIKSRQDVVEKRYEYSENTEYAAKTDDDFTF is encoded by the coding sequence ATGGGAGATTTCGATAACAAAGAGAGAGAAGAGGTTTTTTCGAAAAAAGTAAGAGCAGGTAAACGTACTTATTTTTTTGATGTAAAAGCAACGCGTTCAGGTGATTATTACCTTACGTTAACCGAGAGCAAGAAAAGATTAGAAGATGGCGTTTTTGTAAAACATAAAATTTTCTTGTACAAAGAAGATTTTGAGAAATTTACTGAAGGCTTAACCGAAACTGTTGAGTATATCAAATCTCGTCAAGATGTGGTAGAAAAACGTTACGAATATTCTGAAAACACAGAATATGCAGCAAAAACTGATGATGACTTTACTTTTTAG
- a CDS encoding ABC transporter ATP-binding protein gives MKHLFFLNKYFIKYKWRVIPGVLFVVISNIFGVVPAQVIGHAFNLITENIAIYRLFNGFDRQAIVYDIFGYSLLFFGALILFLYLLRGLFLFFMRQTIILMSRHIEYDMKNEIYAHYQKLSLGFYRRNNTGDLMNRATEDVNRVRMYVGPAIMYAINTTVLFCLVIYFMFSVNSTLAIYALLPLPVLVVAIYYVNTIINQKSEKIQEQLSRLSSFVQERFSGVRVMKSYVREAQAQEVFAEESNAYKTNSMGLVKVQAFFYPTMLLLVGISTILTIYIGGKQVINGAITPGNIAEFIVYVNQLTFPVTMLGWVTTLIQRAAASQKRINEFLQLQPDINSGKEEITLDGNITFKNVSFTYADTGIQAIKDISFEVKKGQFLAIIGKTGSGKSTLANLMMRMYDITSGEILIDGKPINKLNLQEYRSQIGFVPQEVFLFSDTIKNNIAFGLNTVTDGQVEQAAKDAAVYHNIVGFDQQFETMLGERGITLSGGQKQRVSIARALIKEPQMLVFDDCLSAVDTKTEEEILSNLGRLMKGRTSVLIAHRISTIKNADKILVLDEGKIIEEGTHEELLKRGAAYAELYQNQLLEEENL, from the coding sequence ATGAAACACTTATTCTTCCTCAATAAATATTTTATAAAGTACAAATGGCGAGTTATACCAGGTGTTTTGTTTGTGGTAATCTCTAATATTTTCGGCGTGGTGCCTGCTCAGGTAATTGGCCATGCCTTTAATTTAATTACAGAAAATATCGCTATTTACAGATTATTTAATGGTTTTGATAGACAAGCAATTGTTTACGATATTTTTGGATACAGTTTATTGTTTTTTGGGGCGCTCATTTTGTTTCTTTATTTATTAAGAGGCTTGTTTCTGTTTTTTATGCGCCAAACCATTATTCTCATGTCTAGGCATATAGAGTACGATATGAAAAACGAAATCTATGCACATTACCAGAAATTGAGCTTAGGTTTTTATCGTAGAAATAACACCGGGGATTTGATGAATAGGGCAACTGAGGATGTGAATAGAGTGCGGATGTATGTTGGCCCAGCAATTATGTATGCCATTAACACTACTGTACTTTTCTGTCTGGTTATCTATTTTATGTTCTCTGTTAATAGTACCTTAGCCATTTATGCTTTGTTGCCATTGCCAGTTTTAGTTGTTGCTATTTACTATGTTAACACCATTATCAATCAAAAAAGCGAAAAAATACAAGAGCAATTGTCTAGGTTATCTTCTTTTGTGCAAGAACGTTTTTCGGGTGTTCGGGTAATGAAATCTTACGTAAGAGAAGCTCAAGCTCAAGAGGTTTTTGCAGAAGAAAGCAATGCCTACAAAACAAACTCGATGGGTTTGGTAAAAGTGCAAGCATTTTTTTATCCAACTATGTTATTGTTGGTAGGGATTAGCACCATTTTAACCATTTATATTGGTGGAAAGCAAGTAATTAATGGGGCCATTACGCCAGGTAATATTGCAGAGTTTATTGTTTATGTTAACCAACTTACTTTTCCGGTAACCATGTTGGGGTGGGTCACTACCTTAATTCAGCGTGCAGCAGCTTCGCAAAAGCGGATCAACGAATTTTTACAGTTACAGCCAGACATCAATTCTGGCAAAGAAGAGATTACTTTAGATGGAAATATAACATTCAAAAATGTAAGTTTTACTTATGCTGATACCGGCATACAAGCAATAAAGGATATTAGTTTTGAAGTTAAGAAAGGACAGTTTTTAGCCATTATTGGTAAAACTGGTTCAGGAAAATCTACCTTGGCTAATTTGATGATGAGGATGTACGATATTACCTCGGGAGAAATTTTGATAGATGGTAAGCCTATCAATAAATTAAACCTGCAAGAATATCGCTCGCAAATTGGTTTTGTGCCGCAAGAGGTGTTCTTATTTTCTGATACCATCAAGAATAACATCGCCTTTGGTTTAAATACTGTAACCGATGGGCAAGTAGAACAAGCTGCTAAAGATGCGGCGGTTTATCATAATATTGTAGGTTTCGATCAGCAATTTGAGACCATGCTTGGCGAACGTGGCATTACTTTATCGGGTGGGCAAAAACAACGGGTATCTATAGCTAGAGCTTTAATTAAAGAGCCGCAGATGTTAGTTTTTGATGATTGTCTTTCTGCTGTAGATACCAAAACAGAAGAAGAAATTCTGAGTAATTTAGGTAGGTTGATGAAAGGCAGGACGAGTGTTTTAATTGCACACCGTATTTCTACCATAAAAAATGCAGATAAAATTTTGGTTTTAGACGAGGGCAAGATCATAGAAGAAGGTACACACGAAGAGCTACTGAAGCGGGGTGCAGCCTATGCCGAGCTTTATCAAAATCAGCTTTTGGAGGAAGAAAATTTATAA
- a CDS encoding Glu/Leu/Phe/Val family dehydrogenase produces the protein MPEINSSNHSILEQLSQSGHKKVVFCNDPATGLKAIIAIHDTTLGPALGGVRMWNYNSEAEALEDVLRLSKGLTYKSAIAGLNVGGGAAVIIGDSRRQKTEALMRSFGRFVKNLNGEFIAGEDVGTTVRDMEYIRMETQHVTGVPESLGGAGNPAPYTAKGVYLGIKACVKEVFGTDELAGRSVVVQGTGNVGEHLVELLRTDNVEVYVTDINEDSMRMIARKYKAKAIDADKIFNMGADIYAPCALGATINDKTLKTMKFAIIAGSANNQLADEKIHGQMLQDKGILYAPDYLINAGGIISCYSELTGFGKKRTIQLTENIYEATREVIKLSKSENIPTNLAASRIAEKRIEDIKKIKSSY, from the coding sequence ATGCCAGAAATCAATTCTTCTAACCACTCCATTTTAGAGCAATTAAGCCAATCTGGCCACAAAAAAGTGGTATTTTGCAACGATCCCGCCACTGGATTAAAAGCCATCATTGCTATTCACGACACCACTTTAGGCCCAGCTTTAGGCGGTGTTAGGATGTGGAATTACAACTCGGAAGCCGAAGCTTTAGAAGATGTTTTGCGTTTATCTAAAGGGTTGACTTACAAATCAGCCATTGCTGGCTTAAACGTAGGCGGTGGCGCAGCAGTAATTATTGGCGATTCGAGACGACAAAAAACAGAAGCTTTAATGCGCAGTTTCGGCAGGTTTGTTAAAAACTTAAACGGAGAGTTTATTGCAGGAGAAGATGTGGGCACTACGGTACGTGACATGGAATACATCCGTATGGAAACCCAACATGTTACAGGCGTACCTGAGTCGTTAGGTGGCGCCGGAAACCCAGCTCCGTACACAGCAAAAGGAGTTTATTTAGGTATTAAAGCGTGTGTTAAAGAAGTTTTTGGCACTGATGAATTGGCTGGCCGTTCTGTGGTTGTACAAGGTACAGGTAACGTTGGCGAACATTTGGTAGAGTTGCTAAGAACCGACAATGTAGAAGTGTACGTAACCGATATTAACGAAGACAGCATGCGAATGATTGCCCGCAAATATAAAGCGAAAGCAATTGATGCTGACAAAATCTTTAATATGGGTGCCGACATTTATGCCCCTTGCGCACTGGGTGCAACCATTAACGATAAAACGTTAAAAACCATGAAGTTTGCCATTATTGCTGGTTCGGCAAACAACCAATTGGCAGATGAGAAAATTCACGGACAAATGTTGCAAGACAAAGGCATTTTATATGCGCCAGATTATTTAATTAACGCTGGAGGCATTATCAGCTGTTACTCGGAACTAACCGGATTTGGCAAAAAACGCACCATCCAACTTACCGAAAACATTTATGAAGCTACCCGAGAAGTCATCAAATTATCGAAATCAGAAAATATACCAACTAATTTAGCCGCATCGCGTATCGCCGAAAAGCGTATCGAAGATATTAAGAAAATAAAATCGTCATATTAA
- the nusB gene encoding transcription antitermination factor NusB — protein sequence MQNIFAWHTTEKKDTVSSQKILMKSIDEVYQMYVSMLALIVDVTEYTANDAIERANKHLPSAEDLNPNQKLLNNKFVSVLKHNPEYVASVNKYQINWFADPELVKAIFNKLKETKEYEAYLNEDFEETLESSKEIIKFIFRKMLLKNVNVVQAFEDKFINWPVDREVMQGMIAKTLKNFESENPLENKLTPISADWKEDSTFVQDLFVYTLKNDDKYQALIAERTKNWESERIALMDTILMKMAICELMNFPSIPVKVTINEYLELSKDYSTPKSNTFINGILDKILNDLKKNNSIKKLGRGLIEE from the coding sequence ATGCAAAATATATTTGCTTGGCACACCACAGAAAAAAAAGACACCGTAAGTAGTCAGAAAATTTTGATGAAAAGCATTGATGAAGTATACCAGATGTACGTTTCAATGTTGGCACTTATTGTAGATGTTACAGAGTATACCGCTAACGACGCCATAGAAAGAGCAAATAAGCATTTGCCCAGCGCCGAAGATCTAAATCCAAATCAGAAATTACTGAACAATAAATTTGTTAGCGTACTTAAGCACAACCCAGAGTATGTTGCCTCGGTTAACAAATATCAAATCAATTGGTTTGCCGATCCAGAACTGGTTAAAGCAATTTTCAACAAATTAAAAGAAACCAAAGAATACGAAGCTTATTTAAACGAAGATTTTGAGGAAACTTTAGAAAGCTCAAAAGAGATCATTAAATTTATTTTCCGCAAAATGTTACTCAAAAACGTGAACGTGGTACAGGCTTTCGAAGATAAATTTATCAATTGGCCGGTAGACCGCGAAGTTATGCAAGGTATGATTGCCAAAACGTTGAAAAACTTCGAATCGGAAAATCCGCTAGAAAATAAACTAACTCCAATTAGTGCCGACTGGAAAGAAGACAGCACTTTTGTGCAAGATCTTTTTGTTTATACGCTTAAAAACGACGATAAATATCAAGCACTGATTGCCGAAAGAACTAAAAACTGGGAATCGGAACGTATTGCACTGATGGATACCATTTTAATGAAAATGGCCATCTGCGAACTGATGAACTTCCCTTCTATTCCAGTAAAAGTTACGATTAACGAATACCTGGAATTATCAAAAGATTACAGTACGCCGAAAAGTAATACTTTTATAAACGGTATCTTAGACAAGATTTTAAACGATCTGAAGAAAAATAACAGTATTAAAAAATTAGGTAGAGGATTGATAGAGGAATAA
- a CDS encoding DUF1573 domain-containing protein: MKKLFLVALCAVAFSACQNKTSEGKTTTTDSIASETPVIAEADAPKVQVEKAIYEFGEIKQGEKVSYEFKFKNVGKTPLIITNATATCGCTVPEYPSAPVKPGEEGVIKVIFDSAGKMGLQDKVVTVTSNANPAFEQLHLVGDVKEK, encoded by the coding sequence ATGAAGAAACTTTTTTTAGTAGCACTTTGTGCGGTTGCCTTTAGTGCTTGCCAAAACAAAACTAGCGAAGGCAAAACCACAACGACAGATAGTATTGCTAGCGAAACACCTGTAATTGCAGAAGCTGACGCACCAAAAGTACAGGTAGAAAAAGCGATTTACGAATTTGGAGAAATTAAGCAAGGCGAAAAAGTAAGCTACGAATTCAAATTCAAAAATGTAGGTAAAACTCCTTTAATTATCACTAACGCTACAGCTACTTGTGGTTGTACCGTACCAGAATACCCTTCGGCACCGGTTAAACCAGGAGAAGAAGGCGTAATTAAAGTAATATTTGATAGTGCCGGTAAAATGGGCCTGCAAGATAAAGTAGTAACGGTTACTTCTAATGCCAACCCTGCTTTTGAGCAATTGCATTTGGTGGGCGACGTTAAGGAGAAATAG
- the yajC gene encoding preprotein translocase subunit YajC produces the protein MISTVILQAGGSGTQTLIMFGLMAVVMYFFMIRPQMKKAKDHKKLVEELKVGDKVVTTAGIHGKIVGTAETTFLIETEGGGKIRFDKSAISLDATKATAPKA, from the coding sequence ATGATATCAACAGTAATTTTACAAGCAGGAGGCTCAGGAACACAAACGTTAATTATGTTTGGTTTAATGGCTGTGGTAATGTATTTCTTTATGATTAGACCACAAATGAAAAAAGCTAAAGACCATAAAAAATTAGTGGAAGAGCTTAAAGTGGGCGATAAAGTAGTAACTACCGCAGGTATACACGGTAAAATTGTAGGTACTGCAGAAACTACGTTCTTAATTGAAACAGAAGGCGGTGGCAAAATCCGTTTCGACAAATCTGCAATTTCTTTAGACGCTACAAAAGCTACTGCGCCAAAAGCTTAA
- a CDS encoding YbbR-like domain-containing protein yields MPFIKLTRLEQKRFGAVLLCIFCAVGAWLFLALNKKYPYTVQTELLYKDEPQGKAFKALQPDTVDLKVEGTGWQLLFARLRIKPPSITVSLQKLNSRSYVVFSEQLDQVNQQLETSQKVISIKPDTLYFDFSRRTNKRVPLKLISKLTFAPQFGISKEVTLTPSYVNISGPHEELEKIHVWHTDSLKLNDINKNVDVRVNILKNPISNVSIYPANIGVNIPVDEFTEKTIEVPLSILNNKEYYDVKLYPKKVSVVILVALSNYAKADEDQLKAAIDLNEWKMLKHNKLSVKITKLPEFSKLVSITPSSVDFIIEK; encoded by the coding sequence ATGCCTTTTATTAAACTAACCAGGTTAGAACAAAAACGTTTCGGAGCAGTACTGCTGTGCATATTCTGCGCTGTAGGTGCCTGGTTATTTTTGGCCCTCAACAAAAAATACCCTTACACGGTACAAACCGAACTGTTATATAAAGACGAACCACAGGGAAAAGCATTTAAGGCATTACAGCCCGACACGGTAGACTTAAAGGTAGAAGGTACAGGATGGCAACTGCTATTTGCTCGTTTACGCATTAAACCTCCTTCTATTACTGTAAGCTTACAAAAATTAAACAGCAGAAGTTATGTGGTTTTCTCAGAACAGCTAGACCAAGTTAACCAGCAGCTAGAAACATCGCAAAAAGTAATTTCTATCAAACCAGATACGCTTTATTTCGATTTTTCTAGACGAACAAATAAACGTGTGCCGTTAAAATTGATTTCTAAACTTACCTTTGCGCCACAATTTGGTATTTCTAAAGAAGTTACGCTTACGCCTTCCTATGTAAATATTTCTGGCCCACACGAAGAATTGGAGAAAATACATGTTTGGCACACCGACAGCCTGAAACTTAACGATATTAATAAAAATGTAGATGTTAGGGTAAACATCCTTAAAAACCCCATTAGCAATGTGAGCATTTACCCAGCTAACATAGGTGTAAATATCCCAGTAGATGAGTTTACCGAAAAAACCATCGAAGTACCTCTTAGTATCCTTAACAATAAAGAATATTACGATGTAAAATTATATCCCAAAAAGGTTAGTGTAGTGATCTTAGTTGCACTTTCTAATTACGCAAAAGCGGATGAAGACCAGTTAAAAGCCGCCATAGACTTAAACGAATGGAAAATGCTAAAACACAACAAACTTTCTGTTAAAATCACTAAACTTCCCGAATTTTCTAAACTGGTAAGCATTACGCCTAGCAGTGTAGATTTTATCATCGAAAAATAA
- the coaE gene encoding dephospho-CoA kinase (Dephospho-CoA kinase (CoaE) performs the final step in coenzyme A biosynthesis.) — protein sequence MLKIGITGGIGSGKTTICKVFETLGVPVFYADTVAKQIMTTDSILIQGIKDTFGKPSYFEDGALNNKHIANIVFNDQSALNKLNALVHPAVFRAFDEWDAKLPKHLPYSLKEAALLFESGSYEMCDKNILVTSPHALKIARVTQRDKVSEEQVLARMSKQFTDKQKLKLADYMIENNENNSIILQVLDLHQQFIEMTK from the coding sequence ATGTTGAAAATTGGTATCACTGGTGGCATTGGTAGTGGAAAAACTACAATTTGCAAGGTTTTCGAAACCTTAGGCGTACCTGTTTTTTATGCAGATACGGTGGCTAAGCAAATCATGACTACCGATAGCATATTGATACAAGGCATTAAAGATACATTTGGCAAACCAAGCTATTTTGAAGATGGCGCTTTAAACAATAAGCATATCGCCAATATTGTATTTAACGACCAATCAGCGTTAAACAAACTCAATGCCTTAGTACACCCAGCCGTGTTTAGAGCTTTTGACGAATGGGATGCAAAACTGCCAAAGCACCTGCCCTACTCGTTAAAAGAAGCAGCCCTCTTGTTCGAAAGCGGCTCTTACGAAATGTGCGACAAGAATATTTTGGTTACTTCGCCCCATGCTTTAAAAATTGCTAGGGTTACCCAAAGGGATAAGGTAAGCGAAGAGCAGGTATTGGCAAGAATGAGCAAGCAATTTACCGACAAGCAAAAATTGAAACTTGCTGATTACATGATAGAGAACAACGAAAACAATTCGATTATACTGCAAGTTTTAGATTTGCACCAACAGTTTATAGAAATGACTAAATGA
- a CDS encoding exonuclease — translation MNNPILQDFITLTKTGLYCSYGNFYLDPQEPVLEAVISHAHGDHAVSGNENVYCTKATQLFMQHRYKKFAAANFEVKAYHEKFEINGVKISFYPAGHILGSAMVLMEYQNVRYLYTGDYKVEPDVTCEPIEFVQADVLITETTFADPEVTHPNAEEEIKKLNSVSSNIMLGAYALGKSQRLISLINKHCPNKKILVHHNIMPFVNIYEQQGIALGNYQVYDRKMMKQQLEGNIYLVPPMVFNSYIRAINVVRVFATGWKYLQQGNGIHLYISDHVDWQGIIETINEVKPKEVWTLHGDGKQLKAHFKDQLTVKILN, via the coding sequence ATGAACAACCCTATACTTCAAGATTTTATTACACTTACTAAAACTGGATTATATTGCTCTTACGGCAACTTCTATTTAGACCCCCAAGAGCCTGTTTTAGAAGCCGTAATTTCTCATGCCCATGGCGACCACGCCGTAAGTGGAAACGAGAATGTGTATTGTACTAAAGCTACACAGCTTTTTATGCAGCACCGTTATAAAAAGTTTGCAGCTGCTAATTTCGAAGTTAAGGCGTATCATGAAAAATTTGAGATTAATGGCGTAAAAATTAGTTTCTACCCTGCGGGGCATATTTTAGGCTCGGCAATGGTGTTAATGGAATATCAAAATGTGCGCTATTTATACACTGGCGATTATAAAGTAGAGCCAGATGTTACCTGCGAACCTATTGAATTTGTACAGGCAGATGTGCTCATTACCGAAACCACTTTTGCAGACCCAGAAGTAACACACCCCAATGCCGAAGAAGAAATCAAAAAACTAAACTCCGTAAGTAGCAATATCATGTTGGGTGCTTACGCCTTAGGAAAAAGTCAGAGGTTAATTTCGTTAATTAACAAGCATTGCCCAAACAAAAAGATTTTGGTGCATCACAACATTATGCCCTTCGTTAATATTTATGAGCAACAGGGCATCGCTTTAGGTAATTATCAGGTTTACGATAGAAAGATGATGAAGCAGCAGTTAGAAGGTAATATCTACCTGGTACCACCAATGGTTTTTAACAGCTACATTAGAGCTATCAATGTAGTAAGGGTTTTTGCCACAGGCTGGAAATACCTGCAACAAGGCAACGGCATACATTTATATATTTCTGATCATGTAGACTGGCAAGGCATTATTGAAACCATAAATGAAGTAAAACCTAAAGAAGTTTGGACTTTACATGGCGATGGAAAACAGCTAAAAGCACATTTTAAAGATCAACTTACAGTTAAAATATTAAATTAA
- a CDS encoding DUF5522 domain-containing protein yields the protein MKEGEDFYFNEEGLMVFTKAYHLKRGHCCKNKCKHCPWNFGKNREQKYKKA from the coding sequence ATGAAAGAAGGCGAAGATTTCTATTTCAATGAAGAAGGTTTAATGGTATTTACTAAAGCTTACCACTTAAAACGTGGCCATTGCTGTAAAAATAAATGCAAGCACTGCCCATGGAATTTTGGAAAAAACCGAGAGCAAAAATATAAAAAAGCATAA